In Epinephelus lanceolatus isolate andai-2023 chromosome 7, ASM4190304v1, whole genome shotgun sequence, the genomic stretch ACATTTCGGGGGTCAAAGCTGACATCCGCAAATACCTGCTCCAGCTGTACACACAGGAGATGTTTAATTAGATCTCAGACTCATCATACTGTATTGTCCCTCTAATGACGTAGCTGTGATAAGATGCACAGGATAAGTAGAGCTAATGTAGACTGTAAAGAATGTTAGAGTAATGTTGACAGATTCTGGTACATGAAGATGGCATGTTGAATGAAGAGGAGGCTTGAAAACAGGAACTCTGTGGTGCCTCTTCGGAGTCTGGGGCGCAGGCCGGCTCTTCAGTGCATTCGGGCCGCCCTGCGACCTCacagcatcatgtcaccttCTCTTCCCAGGACCTGTTAGCCATTACAGCCTCAATGTTAATTACTTTTAATAAATCATGGAGAACAACACACTGATGTGCGGACTTTCCTTTATgagaaacacacagcaggtgtcATGTCATGGAAATTTGAATATGATGTAGCAAATTTGTGGCCCTGACATTGAAAGTATGAACATGAATAAGCAGGGTAAGATGCTATTAGACATTTAGAATAGATTTATTAAGCCAGTCAAATACAAAAAGTCTCACATGTGCTTTTGCCTACAGCAAAAAAAACGGAGAAAAAAGGGCTACAAACCAAGAAAATACAACTGCCAGTAATTACAGCATACCTTTCAAAGTGCAATTTCTCATTTCAGCTCTCACCCATCAGGATTTTGTTCCCTGTAACTTAACTTTGTTTGATATAATGGAGCCTTTTCTTAATCATCTGCACACATTTTGAAGCCCTTCATCTGACTACCTGACATACACTCCTAAGGGAATCTCAATGGGTATTCAGTTAAAACAGTGGCTTAATTTGAGATTGGATTTTAAAAATGGTATCGTGCATTATCTCGTCCGCTATCAGGGCTCTTGACTGTGTGTTACAGCAGTTCACAGGACAGTCGGCACGGCATGGATTGCTGGTTGTTGAAGTGGGCAGGGAGCAAAGACAAGACATCCTGGCAAAGGGTTTGTCCTCTGAGGGGCGGCTgtactgctgtaacactggatcTAGGGCCTCCAGATACTGATGAaaatcttcctctctctgttgctTGAGCAGAATTAATGTCTCAGTAATAGGTGTAAAAGTTGCACTGATTACAACTAAGTTAACATGGAATAACAGTATGAAGAGGAAGACCGCCATCACCGTAGCCTAAAGGGTTTGACTGCTTGATACTGTATGTCGGGGCTAAACTGTGGGCAATAGTACAGGATGCAGTAAGATGAGTATGAATGGTCAAATCATCAAATCAATTGTGGTCAAGTagaagtgttgtgtttaatgAGATTAGGTCCATCATCATGGGGAAAAATAAAGGTTGTGTATGTACTGTGCATTGTGTATTGTGTCTGATACAAACATACAATGTCAATAGCTACAATATATTGGGATTACACTAACAACATAGAAAGAACAGCATTACTAAAGACAATGATTTACACTTAGTCAATGCAACTATCAAAACAGCAGGTTATAAATAAATTATCAATAATCACAATCATGTTTTTGGTATGATACCATCAAAATTCATTTCCCAAAATTTTTGCATTTCAACAACCACTTTTGAACAGTTACACGTATGGGACAGTTCTATAACATCGATGGTACTGAGAAAATCTTCATAAATCAATCAACATTCACATTGTTAATCCTATGATTCAATGTACCTATATAATCATTCATTGTTGGAATGAGAATATGTCGTCTTAGTCGTATTGGGGAATGGCTTCCTGTACCCTAcaagtaacagactaagtgtCAAGTTGTTACATATCTGCAGAGATACAAGCACATAGGTATATTTTctggaacaaaaaaacaaaaaaaaaagaacaatgttAATTATTCCAACCTATTTAACAAATGACTTCAGTTCCTgataaaaaaatctaaataatatttcatgtatATATTCAGAATAGCGAAGTGTTTCACAAATAGCCTTATAAAACGCAAGTATAAACAACATTACAATAGGATATCTACAGTTCAGTAGGAAAATTATAGATCAAATCACACCTTGtcaactcaaaaacaaactgatttCATGCTACTACCCAGACTCCATTTGGTGGGTACGGTGATGCTTTAGTGCTTTCCAGGGTCAATGTTCTGTCGCTCCCTTTTCCCAAAtcctgccgctgctgctgctgcagccgctGCCGCTGCTGATGCGGACTgatctgcagacacacaaagaaCAAGACGGTCACAAACTGCTGCAGCACACTTTTCATtccaaataaatacagtaaacaTTTAGGTCTGGGCTAAACACTAACTTTTGGTTCGTCAGCTTTTGGTTgccaaaactgaaaatatggtTGCCATTTTTTATACACCTTATATTTTGAGTAACTCAGATGACATGGAGTTGCACGCCAGCTGAGcttaataaaataatgtttaaaagctttATTATATTATTGATGTGTCCCTTATCAAGGTGTATGTTGTAAATGCTTTGCATTATCATTTTCCATTCAGTTCAGATATGCTAGAATACTCTGCCTTCCAAGACCTATAAATCTCCTTCCTGTTTTTCGTTCAGGTTCATCAGGTTTTTAGTCAGCTGAATCAATTTGCACACTCCTTTGAGATGTCAACAGGTTAGTCCAACTTCTTACCCCACAGTCAAACAACTCATTTAGCTTCAGCATTGTCTCTGTAACAGATGCCTGTGtgcacacaaagaaacaaaccaaTGCATGTGCAGCCTTGTCTGGCTCTGACTGTAACAGCAATATTTGGATATCACCAATgcaacaaatattaaaaatgtatttatttggggcgatggtagcttagtggatagtgccggccccccatgtatagaggtgatgcctcgctgcagcggtcatgagatcgactccggcttgcaaccctttgctgcatcgTTTAATATATTAAAGTAAAGGTTGACACTTACAGCAGCCAAAGGCCACAAATTAGTTGCCAGTTTCTCAATATTGTTGCCAGTAGCAACCTGGCAACTATTACTGTCAAGCCCTGTTAGCCATTATGTGGTGTATTCTCATTAGTTGAAAATTtgcatgacaaaataaaagataCTAATGGCAATATTCTACATTTTTCTTGTCAACAAATCTAATGTAAAGACCAAAACAATAATGAACTAATTCTACTAACAAGAAATTAGAGATGGACTGCAACTACACATTAGTGGTTTCGGTCTTTTGATGTCATTTTACTGACAAGGAAAAATACAGCATAACACCAGCCTTATCTTTCGAGGAATAAAAAAGTATACAACAAAATGTGACttcagggtgtctacagctATCGGACACTgacatttaatgcttttaaaactGTAACCAAATCGAAGACTGATTTCTGGTCCTCTTGTTCAAGTGTTGCAGGCAAGTATAAAAAGTAAGTAGTAATATGTGGTCTCATGTAAaggtaggttttatgtaggattatggttattagagtgagttagatTACTCTTAATTTTCAAAGTGCAAGTATAAAGTGAAGTATTAagttcagtggtaggtttaaagatttgtaacatcagaaatgtggacttaaCACATACAATTTATGATGGATAcataaaatttaattaaaagaatgtttgtggcaattaggACCACACAAATTAACATTTAACACTTTCAGGGACCAATATTtttaagacatttgaagacttTCTGAGGACCTGCAGAGGCCCTGGATTTGTAACAAACATTAGGATTAAAACATTGTACTTGGCTGGCTGTACCGTACCTGCATTCTCTGGTGGTGGTCTTGAACTCTCTCCTACTGCTCTGGCCCCTCTGGGCTGCGGGAATGACGACTGCCAAGGAAAACCCTGACCAAAGAGAAAAGACCAACTTAGTTGAAATCACTAAACAAACCCATTATTCATCACAACTAGCAGCCCTCAAGTCTTTGCCGTAGCCTTACAATGGTTATTGAATGTAAGCGTGGCTAGGTTGAGCTACATGTTAGACCTAATTACAGCTGATGTTCCTCCCAAAAGACAAGGGGAGTAGAAGTTAAGAGAGAGAAGAGCCTTGTTTCCTCAGTGAACCAAAGTCActccagagacagagacagaggggccTTACAGGACCCTTACCGGGGTAACAGGCTGGAAGTCTCGTACAGGGGGCGGCGCTGCGGCGGCTGCTGCTGTGGCGCCTGCTGCATTGGGCATCCGGGGAGGGAAGTGTATGGGCCAGCCCTCAAGGCCCTGCGGTCCCACCTGCACAAAGGGACCACAGTAGGGAGGGCTCAGCGGGCCGTTCACTGAGCCTGACGTGGGGTCTGAGGTACGTCTTTCCTGCTGCTGCCCCTACGAGGGATCACAAGTACACACGTGATCCCCAATCAGTGCACAGCTGCTACTCTCAGCGAGCGCAGTGGCCCTGTCATGGCATGGGCCACTGCTGACCTTCAAcccctgctgcagctgcctccCAGTGAGGAGTGTAAATATTCCACCTGCTGACATCCCGAATGCACTGACCAACAACCTAGCTGGAGTGAGGCTCTTGTCCTGGAGTATCAATTTGTCCAGTATGAACTTATTACAGTCAGCATCTATGTGACTGCATTCTGTCACAAGGGGGCGCTCGTCTGCAAGGTTTACCACAACTCATATCCTACTGTATGATGCTTCCCAAAGACTTGTAGAGCAACTTTCAGTGAATGCCTTGGCCCTGATTAAATGTACTTAATAGGATGGCCAAAATGACCAAACACATAACCTATCCAGGCTGATGGCaccatttcatttaaaatatcaaCATGTCTGCTACACTGCCAGGCTCAGTACCTGTTTGTGATGCTGCATCTGCAGTCTCTCCAGTTTACACCTCTCCGTACGTTCTCTCTGACACTCGTTCTGTGCCTGATGAAGctaaaccacaaacacacaattaaagaaaagtaaaaaccaATTCCCACAATCCAAGAAACGAAAGCTGAAGCATTCCTAATGATGCCGCATATACAGGAGAATATACTGTCAACACACAGCTTACCTGATTGGTCAAATTAGTAATCTGACCCTGGAGTCTCTCAACTTGCCGCCTCAAGTCCTctttttcctcattcattcgCTCCCTGTCACTCCTCTCTTTTCTGAAGTCTTCTTCAAAGATTTTCACctgaaatacaaaacaatgaaaatccGTTGAGGAAATGGAGGTGTACTCGCAATAGAAATGTGTATACGTGTGTTCCGTGTCTGACCTGTTCCTTTAGTACAGCTATTTGAGTGAGCAGTTCCTGTTTCTTCAGGTTATTGGCTGCATCGGCAAAGTTACCCTGACCAGGTGGTTGTTGGGAGGATGAAGGGGTGTGCAGGTTTAAGGCTTCCTCTAAAGCCTGGATTAAGACAAAACAAGTATTATTACTCAGAAGGAAGTGTTTCTGTGGAAGGAAGGCAGAAAGGGGGAGAGGTAAAGCATACTCACCCTGTTGAGGCGTTGGATCTCCTTCTCCTGGTACTCCCTCTGTTTGCTGAGGGGCAGCAGCTGATCTTGCAGGTAGCGAATCTTCTGCTTCAGCTCAGTGGTTTCAGAGTTGAGACACTCCTTCTCTCCCTGAAATATGCAaacccaaaacattaaaaacacctcCGTTTGAGTAtcatgaaactttttttttcatgtttctgtgtccCAGTTTTGAAACATTAGACCAGTTTTCACCTTGGCTTTGTGAACTTGTATTCTCACCTGTACATTTTCAATCTTAGACTTGGCCAGGAGCAGCTTCTTGTCATAGTCGCGCTGCCTCTGCTCTCGCTCTGCCTCCAGCTCGAGCACAGTTTTCTGGGACTCAGCCAGCCGTTGTCTGAGGTCTGTGATCTGAGGGACAATGCAAACTGTTTAGTGGAGAACAGCATTCACCAAGTACACTAATCATAGTTCTAAGATTCAattctcataaacacacataaaaaaaaaaacaacctgattCAGTGATAACAACTCTGGTAAAGATAAACATCAGCTGTTGCATGTGTAAGGACACAGCCTTAGAAACACTAAACCACAGCAACAAGGACACATTTGCAAATATGCAGTTCTGTTTTTGTGTAAAATATGAACGAACCTAGTGACGCAAATGGATGTATCTAGGGTTCTGTGGTTTAAACCCAAGGCTGCATGGTGTCCCCGTCTCAACAAAGTGTGAATGTAAGTTTGTTCATGATTGTAGGCTGTGCACACGCGTAGGTGTGTGAGCatgagtgtgagagtgtgtgtctaTGCTGCCCTCTCACTGCACCACAGGAGGAAGTCAGCGGGTACCAGAGAGGTGAGGGGAATTCTTACTGAGGTGTGACAGGCCTTGTGGTGAGATAGCGAGCTATTGCAAGATTGCACCTTTCCACTGGACAAGCAtatagaacacacacacacagctgcttcacTGCCAACTGATGCACACAAGCATCAGAGTCCTCTGTTCCTTAAAGATATTTCCATATTACAAAATCCCTGCCATCTGTCATGTCATTTATTTGAAAAACATGTCAACATTAATGGCAAAGAAAAcaattattatttaatattctGTAGCCATAATGCAGAATGTGTTGGATAGAGTTAATTGTGAACCTATGGCAACAGATAAAAACTGTCCATTCTAAAACACATGTATTACTGATATCAAGTGAGGCCATACTGAGTTGGAAAATGGAGGATAAATACTCCATTTTCTTTGTGTACTGCACATGTAGATGCATCTTTGTACAAATTGTAAGTGCTTTGCTTTTAATCTAAATAGAACCATGGCATATGAAGAAAGGGCTTTCCCAAAAACTGAACAAGTAAAAATGGGACCAAGAATATTTGGTGGATTGAAATAATGCGAttccacaaaacaaaacaaaaaaatccaggCTCCTACACCTTCTTTAACATCAAATTTAATGAGTTTTAAAGGACTTTCCAGGCCCAATTCCCTCAAATTCACACTTCTCACACAGTAAAGTATGTGACAGGGATCAAGGTTAATTTCTGTCATAGCACTGAGAATAGTTATAATGAAAGTAGCAAGCTTTACAGAAGCTCACAGAAACAGAAGAGAGAGAGGCTAGGTGTGAACACTTCTCACAAAAAAACTTCGACTTGTATTCttgcaaaaaatatataaatttaaGCACTTTCAATGACCCATGTCTACTTACGCTGCCTTTCTTTTTCCCCCCACAAAGATTCACAAACTTTCAAGGACTCATGAGAACCCTGAAAAATGAATAAACCTgttcaactttttttaaaagtgagtgaaaaaaatgaaaatgtttttagcgGAAATTGGAGAGATTAAGGTACTAATTCTCCTTCAGCagatctatatatctatatatattagTTGAGGACACTGTGATGTCTTCCCACACCCTTCACAACAGCTGTAAAGTCATTACTGTACCTTCTGTTCAAACTGTGACTTCATGGAGTTCCACTGAATGTCCCACTGCTTGTTAACCTCCAGTACCTGTAAGCAGAGCCAGAAAGTGAAACAAATGACACTGAACATATaggaaacaaaaatacacagagaCTTTCCCCTATGGCAAAAGAGGATGAGCAGTAAgggtgaaaataataattaaaaaaaaaaaaaaaaaaaggctcacATCCTTTCTCTGCTTCTCCAAAAGTTTGATCTTCTTTTCATACACCTCAACATCACAAGGTTTAGTTGGGGTTTTCTCTGCAGCTTTTCCACTCTGGGGGCACacaaaacatttcttaatcCACAACAATGCTCCATTACTCTTAGCCCACATTGTTCTTAAGTGGAGAAGTTTTAAGTCACAAATTCATAAGAAATCCTTCAATGTCTTCCTAAAAGGAaaaagctaaaaataaaaatgtatttggtaTGTAAATGTGACAGATTTATAACACGAGGCAAAGTTGTAAAATGTGTCTTTAcggaacaaaaaaataattcacaatGTAATTTGATTTAAGCTACCTTCTGCGGAGTGGTGGCCTCCATCTTGGGTCTTACAGCGGCTGATTCCTCCTTCACAGGTTCCTCTTTGGCCTCCGGCGCTTCGGTGTCAGATGGCGCTGCGGATGATGCCGCTGCTGGTACTCCTCCTGTGACCAGCTCCTTAAGTTTCTGATTCTCCTGTCTGAATcagcaagaaaatgaaaatgatagTGTTAGTGTGCACAGTCCCTTCCCAGAGTTTGTtgaagctttcatacagcttcaGGATGTCCTTTGGGAGGAACCTATAATACCCACTGGGTACAATGACGCCAACAGAAAGCAGTGGAATATTCCCCCTTTAAAAGTGAaagcattgtcaactgtcaaCATCCTGGACAAAGTAAAAATTGTTTAAGGTTTGGTCATCAGAGGAGTAACGGGAGGCTGACGGACGCCATATTCAAAAAGGTCATGAGAAACAAAATTGTCCcacagtttgaaaaaaatgactaAGACTATGATGAGACGATAATGAGACAGCACCGTCATCATTTAACAATAACTGTGATTACATGGACAAGCAATTTTGTTGACGAAAAAGGCACGACTAAAATGtagtttgaaaaataaaacctttgctagaatctttattatcatttaaaatattgggaaatataatattatagactttttttgtggcaatgcagcagtttcatgtgctgtgctgtgcaTGCCATATCACCATTACACAGCCAGCACACAGTGAGCACAGTAAGGAGGACTTGGAATAAAGGCCAAAAGGCATCGCCACTAAATGGTGCATATCAAAACAGCTGCCCTTATTATTTCCAATTTACACCCTCACACCAGTGACGGCTTGGCGTGCGTCACTTCACGCCACTGTCCTTTGTCCAGTGAGTTACCAATGACGTGTATGGATGTACTCATTAAACTGATACCATCAGACTATTGAACCAGACACTTTCTGCAAAGCTGAATTCTTAATCACTCAACACGgttttttaaaatcagataATAATATGATAAGAACTTACATGAAATAagtttgactaaaatgacaaaatcatTGGTTTTGACTAGACTAGGTGGACTAAAATATTCAACATAATTTGATGACTGAAAAAAGACTACAATATTAAAACAGTTGCAACTTTCTTTTACTACGGTAGGGCTAAAATGTCAACTAAAACTTTactaaaaaaaccccaaaagaaaacatgattgtTGGCTTATTATGATTAAAAACTAATACAGACATTTGACACAAGACTATAACTAAAGCTGAGCAAAATAAGCTGAGaaaattaacactatttgtaaGCAATATACGGTTTCACATTTGTTCTTTTTTGACCTGACTTAAGGTTTTGCTTTAGCAGAAGTAACGTAAAGCCCAGTCAAATGTAAAGGAGAAGGGAAATCATTACCTCAGCTGTTCCAAGTCACGATTCCTGATATGATGATCCTCTTCCATTTTCTTTCGCAGCTCATTGTTCTCTTGTCTGAGCTGCTCACAGAGAGTCTataaaccaaaaacacaatatCTAGCACCAATCTGTATgctgataatttttttttttttttttttttacatttgtatgtcCAGAGCCAGAAGCAACAGTACACAAAAGGTACTTTGAGTACCTTTGAGTTGGATTAGTGTACATGTGTATGAGCAGATTAATTTTCTTGTCATTCATTTTTTAGACACACAGTCctatatttcacatttttactcCAAAAATTGACAACTATGACTTTTCAAAGTTAATgtgaaaagttgaaaaaaaaaaaaaaaaaaaaaaaaaaaaaaagtcacaataataaaaacttGACTGAAAAGATACTGCTTTACTTTTATGTATTAAAATTAGGTCGTAATTTGTTTCAGAAGTTCCAAGTGGTGCACCTCCACTGGTACTGGCTACCAATGGGCAACCTCTTCTTTACGTAAACATCTATGTAACACAGGCCTTAAAATTCATATTGAAAcagttttttaattaatgttatGCTTTTTTGTTGCAAAACAATGTGTAAGTTTGTCTATAAATGTGCTACAGAAATAAAgttattacatttaaaattaCAATATGTTAAAAATAGGAAAGCTTGTGTTGTGTGCCAGTAGTAGTCAGTGTAGTTGTTTACATGAATGTCATGCAAAGGAAAAGCCAAGTCTGCAGACAACAGTATAACACACCAAAACTAAACTACtgctacagtgatgaaacaactTTTGTGTAATAAAAGAAAGTAAATGTATACATATgactttacattaaaaacaaagaactTTGTCATCTCTCCACAAATAAAATCTACTACTGCTCAATCAATTTGCAGTAATGAAGCACTTCTTGCTATAAAATGTAGCCCTTAAATTATCATATAATCACATTTATAAATCCAGCATTTCATTAAAGTCAGCATGTAGCATTACATGTAAATCAGCCTGTGAATTGTTTAAAGTTAATACATTAAGTAATCATGATAACTCACTCCATGTATGCATTTGCTCCCACTGTATGGTGCTAATTAAAACAAACTCTTAAGTGCCTATAAAGTCATCTTGGAAAATTAGCTTAAATCTAAAAAGCTTGGTGGttgcttttgcattttttcagcaACAATGTCATCGAGTCGCGTACCTGTAGGAGTGAAGTCCGCTGTTCATTCTTTTGGACCTTTGAGGAAAGATGGTGAAACTCCACCGCCATACGACCGAGGTGAGCCAAGAGCTGGTTGGGGTTGGACTCCTCTGCGAATATGCTGAAGGAGCTCTCTAGTCTCTTCAGCTGGCTGGCTAACTCGATGTTCTCCTGAGGCAGGACAGGGATTACTCCTGCCACTGACCCGGCCTGGAGATACCCACAGAGGTAAACAGTCAGGCGGTCCTCTGTCTCAAGCTGACTCAGAATGCAAACTGAAATTACGCATGTCTTTCAACTAGCACAAGACTGAAAGATCAACATACTGTAAGAGTCATTGTGCTACTATTTTTATAAAAAGCAGCTGCTGATTGAACTGAAAAGTCAAACTAGTTTGTCCAGTTGGATCTAAATTTAGTCCTTACAGAATGTAGTAGCCTGTGGTAACATTTTTGCCTAAATATTTTGCTAAGGAGCCAAACTGTGCTAAAGTAGGCTACAGAATTTATCATATTGTGACAGGCTAGTACATAACATTAGTTTTGACAACATGTGTGCCTGAAATCTTCTGGCATAGTGTCCGATTAGCACATCCCCTAGGATGTAGTGTGTGAGTGAATCAGTGGTGTAATTCTAGTCAGTAATAATCCTGGACTTTCCCCTGGCTGACTCAGGCTGGAGCTACCAGTATTGAGTTTGTTTGTGAGTCACCACACCAAGGATATGTTCCTAATATTGAGGAAATGGCTAGAAAGAGGAAAGATTGAATTCAACCTACATATATTACACAGAATACTTATTTATGGGAGTTAGCACCAGAAGCATTGTTATATTCTAAACAAAATAATATGGTAAAATTAAAGTTTCTTTGGAACTAAAAAAAAGTGTAGGTAGGAAAATTAATCATCTTAATTACGTACAGTCAAGGCATCTGGAGTCTTCCCTTCTACATTCACGACCTCAAACTCTGCTAAGGCCTCCtgtaaagacaaacaaaagtaAGTAGCACCATAGTACATGCAGTAACTGTGATTGCCTCACTAAacatatgagaataaagtccTGCAGTTACAATCATCATAAAATAAATTCTGACTGCACCAAAAGTTCTCCCTCACTGTACAAATTACTTACATTGGGCTTGTCAGGCTGAAGGGTCTTCCCTAAACAGCTTGTttgctcctctctctgctccacaGTGGTGTGTAAACAGGGTTTAcctgaaataaatcaaagttaAGTCAAGTTTCAGTTACATGCCTGATGGTTACAACACTGTCCAGAGTAATAATCcacaaaaatgtctgcaaagtTAAATTCATGATTACTATCAAGTGTGTGAGACCCACTTTGTGTCTCAGTCTGAATGGGCCCTCCCATACACAGACTGGCAGCAAAGCTGGAGGACTTGAGGGCCTCGTTGTCTCTCACAAGTTCCTCCACTCGCTGCCGAAGCCTCGATGCCTCTGATTGAGACTCTTCCAGCAAATCACCTGCAAGTATCAGAGAGATCTTGTCTCTGTCCAGCAGCCCTTCACTTGAATTTCACTTGATCTTacttcatgtttttcttttttcaacaaACACTGCTAAGACTAGATCTATCAGCATGAACAGTCATCAAATATGACATGATAGAAGTTCAGTGAGACATTGCGTGCAAGCTAGCACTCATTGGTGAGTCACAAACAGAGCAATCACGCTTCACATCACATGCAAGCTTTTCAACAAACCAATGAAGATCATCAGGTTTTACTACATTCCACCTCAAAGAGTTTCCCTC encodes the following:
- the tnip1 gene encoding TNFAIP3-interacting protein 1 isoform X3 is translated as MEGKGPYRIYDPGGSEVKAREEAGGGSSYRQLLEENSILRERMKGLKSLGDLLEESQSEASRLRQRVEELVRDNEALKSSSFAASLCMGGPIQTETQSKPCLHTTVEQREEQTSCLGKTLQPDKPNEALAEFEVVNVEGKTPDALTAGSVAGVIPVLPQENIELASQLKRLESSFSIFAEESNPNQLLAHLGRMAVEFHHLSSKVQKNEQRTSLLQTLCEQLRQENNELRKKMEEDHHIRNRDLEQLRQENQKLKELVTGGVPAAASSAAPSDTEAPEAKEEPVKEESAAVRPKMEATTPQKSGKAAEKTPTKPCDVEVYEKKIKLLEKQRKDVLEVNKQWDIQWNSMKSQFEQKITDLRQRLAESQKTVLELEAEREQRQRDYDKKLLLAKSKIENVQGEKECLNSETTELKQKIRYLQDQLLPLSKQREYQEKEIQRLNRALEEALNLHTPSSSQQPPGQGNFADAANNLKKQELLTQIAVLKEQVKIFEEDFRKERSDRERMNEEKEDLRRQVERLQGQITNLTNQLHQAQNECQRERTERCKLERLQMQHHKQGFPWQSSFPQPRGARAVGESSRPPPENADQSASAAAAAAAAAAAGFGKRERQNIDPGKH
- the tnip1 gene encoding TNFAIP3-interacting protein 1 isoform X1 yields the protein MEGKGPYRIYDPGGSEVKAREEAGGGSSYRQLLEENSILRERMKGLKSLGDLLEESQSEASRLRQRVEELVRDNEALKSSSFAASLCMGGPIQTETQSKPCLHTTVEQREEQTSCLGKTLQPDKPNEALAEFEVVNVEGKTPDALTAGSVAGVIPVLPQENIELASQLKRLESSFSIFAEESNPNQLLAHLGRMAVEFHHLSSKVQKNEQRTSLLQTLCEQLRQENNELRKKMEEDHHIRNRDLEQLRQENQKLKELVTGGVPAAASSAAPSDTEAPEAKEEPVKEESAAVRPKMEATTPQKSGKAAEKTPTKPCDVEVYEKKIKLLEKQRKDVLEVNKQWDIQWNSMKSQFEQKITDLRQRLAESQKTVLELEAEREQRQRDYDKKLLLAKSKIENVQGEKECLNSETTELKQKIRYLQDQLLPLSKQREYQEKEIQRLNRALEEALNLHTPSSSQQPPGQGNFADAANNLKKQELLTQIAVLKEQVKIFEEDFRKERSDRERMNEEKEDLRRQVERLQGQITNLTNQLHQAQNECQRERTERCKLERLQMQHHKQGQQQERRTSDPTSGSVNGPLSPPYCGPFVQVGPQGLEGWPIHFPPRMPNAAGATAAAAAAPPPVRDFQPVTPGFPWQSSFPQPRGARAVGESSRPPPENADQSASAAAAAAAAAAAGFGKRERQNIDPGKH
- the tnip1 gene encoding TNFAIP3-interacting protein 1 isoform X2, whose product is MEGKGPYRIYDPGGSEVKAREEAGGGSSYRQLLEENSILRERMKGLKSLGDLLEESQSEASRLRQRVEELVRDNEALKSSSFAASLCMGGPIQTETQSKPCLHTTVEQREEQTSCLGKTLQPDKPNEALAEFEVVNVEGKTPDALTAGSVAGVIPVLPQENIELASQLKRLESSFSIFAEESNPNQLLAHLGRMAVEFHHLSSKVQKNEQRTSLLQTLCEQLRQENNELRKKMEEDHHIRNRDLEQLRQENQKLKELVTGGVPAAASSAAPSDTEAPEAKEEPVKEESAAVRPKMEATTPQKSGKAAEKTPTKPCDVEVYEKKIKLLEKQRKDVLEVNKQWDIQWNSMKSQFEQKITDLRQRLAESQKTVLELEAEREQRQRDYDKKLLLAKSKIENVQGEKECLNSETTELKQKIRYLQDQLLPLSKQREYQEKEIQRLNRALEEALNLHTPSSSQQPPGQGNFADAANNLKKQELLTQIAVLKEQVKIFEEDFRKERSDRERMNEEKEDLRRQVERLQGQITNLTNQLHQAQNECQRERTERCKLERLQMQHHKQVGPQGLEGWPIHFPPRMPNAAGATAAAAAAPPPVRDFQPVTPGFPWQSSFPQPRGARAVGESSRPPPENADQSASAAAAAAAAAAAGFGKRERQNIDPGKH